Proteins co-encoded in one Luteolibacter sp. Y139 genomic window:
- the rpiB gene encoding ribose 5-phosphate isomerase B, with translation MKIAIGSDHAGFTYKREIIAQLRAKDITVIDVGTDSEAPVSYVPFIREVAEGVAAGTYDRGIVLGGSGNGEAMAANRIKGVRCALCWSVETAKLGRQHNDANVLSLGERVIDLRTAIAIVDAFLTTDFEGGRHVERIRELDE, from the coding sequence ATGAAAATCGCCATCGGATCCGACCACGCCGGCTTCACCTACAAGCGGGAAATCATCGCCCAGCTCCGCGCCAAAGACATCACCGTGATCGATGTCGGCACCGACTCGGAAGCCCCGGTCTCTTACGTTCCCTTTATCCGTGAGGTCGCCGAGGGCGTGGCGGCTGGAACCTACGACCGCGGCATCGTGCTCGGCGGCTCCGGCAATGGCGAGGCCATGGCGGCGAACCGGATCAAGGGCGTCCGCTGCGCCCTATGCTGGAGCGTGGAAACCGCCAAGCTCGGTCGTCAGCACAATGACGCCAACGTCCTTTCCCTCGGCGAGCGGGTCATCGACCTGCGCACCGCCATCGCCATCGTCGATGCTTTCCTGACCACCGACTTCGAAGGCGGTCGCCATGTGGAGCGCATCCGCGAACTCGACGAGTGA
- a CDS encoding alpha/beta hydrolase, protein MSIHDVSHTLRRGKALADATGVLILIHGRGADAHDIAGVADYLPAQDLAILAPQATQFTWYPQRFFVPLEENEPWLSSGLALVDQLVNEARAAGIPDERIGIAGFSQGGCLALEYAHRNPRRYGLVAGMSSALIGPQGIARKPTDLLQTPVLLACADHDPHIPLPFVEESAGILSRSNAALTKQIFRGYDHTVFPEEIAWLSERISGWNKGA, encoded by the coding sequence ATGAGCATCCACGATGTTTCCCATACTTTGCGCCGCGGCAAGGCCCTCGCGGATGCCACTGGTGTATTGATCCTGATCCACGGCCGCGGTGCCGATGCCCATGACATCGCTGGCGTCGCGGACTATTTGCCTGCGCAGGATCTTGCGATCCTCGCGCCCCAGGCCACCCAGTTCACGTGGTATCCGCAGCGCTTCTTCGTGCCGCTGGAGGAAAACGAGCCATGGCTTTCCAGCGGGCTTGCGCTGGTGGATCAGCTCGTGAACGAAGCGCGCGCGGCCGGTATCCCGGATGAACGCATCGGCATCGCCGGCTTTTCTCAAGGCGGCTGTCTCGCGCTGGAGTATGCCCACCGCAATCCGCGGCGCTACGGCCTTGTCGCCGGAATGAGCAGCGCCTTGATCGGACCGCAGGGGATTGCGCGGAAGCCAACGGATCTGTTGCAAACGCCAGTGCTGCTCGCCTGCGCCGACCACGACCCGCACATCCCTTTGCCGTTCGTCGAGGAAAGCGCAGGCATTCTCTCCCGCTCGAATGCGGCGCTCACCAAGCAGATCTTCCGCGGCTACGACCACACGGTCTTCCCGGAGGAGATTGCATGGCTGAGTGAACGGATTTCCGGCTGGAACAAGGGCGCTTGA
- a CDS encoding glucose 1-dehydrogenase has protein sequence MMKTHSGKVIIVTGGTAGIGRATAIAFAAQGASVVVAGRRESEGAESVALIEQAGGKGLFVRTDIAEEADIENLVSTTLDKFGRLDFAFNNAGVHLEGAPITEVTAEIIQRTLAINVGGVALCLKHQIPAIQKSGGGCIVNNASVLGIRPIPNCAIYNASKSAVIGLTKSAALENAKSGVRVNAVCPAVIETDMTAGLRGDPQVQAYMTGLHPVGRFGKPEEVAEAVLYLCSPLSGFTTGIALGVDGGFGM, from the coding sequence CTGATGAAAACGCATTCAGGAAAGGTCATCATCGTCACCGGTGGTACTGCCGGCATCGGGCGTGCCACCGCGATTGCCTTCGCAGCGCAGGGCGCGAGCGTCGTGGTCGCAGGTCGTCGTGAAAGCGAAGGTGCGGAGTCGGTCGCTCTGATCGAGCAAGCCGGTGGCAAAGGTTTGTTCGTGCGGACCGACATCGCGGAAGAAGCGGACATCGAAAACCTCGTTTCCACGACGCTCGACAAGTTCGGCAGGCTGGACTTCGCGTTCAACAACGCGGGCGTCCATCTCGAAGGCGCTCCCATCACGGAAGTGACCGCCGAGATTATCCAGAGAACACTCGCGATCAATGTCGGTGGCGTGGCGCTGTGCCTCAAGCATCAGATCCCAGCGATCCAGAAGTCCGGCGGTGGTTGCATCGTGAACAACGCCTCCGTGCTCGGCATCCGGCCCATCCCGAACTGCGCCATCTACAACGCGAGCAAGTCAGCGGTGATAGGACTGACCAAGAGCGCGGCACTTGAGAACGCGAAATCCGGCGTGCGGGTCAATGCAGTCTGTCCGGCCGTCATTGAGACCGACATGACCGCCGGTCTTCGTGGCGACCCGCAGGTGCAGGCCTACATGACGGGCCTGCATCCCGTGGGCCGTTTCGGGAAGCCGGAGGAAGTTGCCGAGGCGGTGCTCTACCTGTGTTCGCCGCTTTCCGGCTTCACCACGGGCATCGCGCTCGGGGTGGATGGCGGATTTGGAATGTAA
- a CDS encoding sensor histidine kinase, with protein MTLPSKPWQVVLIGSLVVAAIGAVDMRIEPQLGSAFFYMLPILLVTRHASARTSIVFSIVATWVSLYADLVTSGPEVPVYVPYWNVMLRFGVLMVPVWLVISLRKLNETLEARVHDRTARLEDEVKERLKLERRILDARESEQARIGQDLHDGLCQQLVATAFSAALLQRSLEDKAAPEAVQAERIAKSIDESIGQARDIAKGLHPVPLEEEGLETALRDLARSTSKHTGIRCIAEVSGKPSSLDKAYAIHLYRIAQEALSNAVKHASASMIMIRFSSNGGDFDLMVEDDGHGIGNSSRGGGMGLHTMDYRARTIGAEMNISSGKDGGTLVRCVSSPPSTIG; from the coding sequence GTGACTCTTCCCTCCAAGCCGTGGCAGGTGGTGCTGATCGGGTCCCTGGTGGTCGCGGCCATCGGGGCGGTCGATATGCGGATCGAGCCGCAGCTCGGCAGCGCGTTTTTCTACATGCTGCCGATCCTTCTGGTGACTCGTCATGCCAGCGCCCGCACCAGCATCGTGTTCTCCATCGTGGCCACGTGGGTCTCCTTGTATGCGGACCTGGTGACCTCGGGGCCTGAGGTTCCGGTGTATGTGCCTTACTGGAATGTCATGCTGCGGTTTGGGGTGCTGATGGTTCCGGTATGGCTGGTGATTTCGCTGAGAAAGCTCAATGAGACCCTAGAGGCTCGCGTTCACGACCGCACCGCGCGGCTGGAAGACGAGGTGAAGGAGCGTTTGAAACTGGAGCGCCGCATCCTCGACGCACGGGAATCCGAGCAGGCGCGCATCGGCCAGGATCTGCACGATGGCCTTTGCCAGCAGCTGGTGGCGACCGCCTTTTCCGCCGCACTGCTCCAGCGTAGCCTGGAGGACAAGGCAGCGCCCGAGGCTGTTCAGGCGGAGCGGATCGCGAAATCGATCGACGAGTCGATCGGCCAGGCGCGGGACATTGCGAAAGGCCTTCATCCGGTGCCGCTGGAGGAGGAGGGACTCGAGACGGCGCTGCGCGATCTCGCCCGCAGCACCTCGAAGCACACCGGCATCCGCTGCATCGCCGAGGTCTCTGGAAAGCCATCAAGTCTCGACAAGGCCTATGCCATTCACCTCTACCGCATTGCCCAGGAAGCGCTGAGCAACGCGGTCAAGCATGCTTCCGCCTCGATGATCATGATTCGCTTCTCAAGCAATGGCGGCGACTTCGACCTGATGGTGGAGGACGATGGCCACGGCATCGGCAACAGCAGCCGTGGCGGAGGCATGGGCCTTCATACCATGGACTACCGGGCGCGAACGATCGGTGCGGAAATGAATATCTCTTCGGGAAAAGATGGTGGCACCCTCGTTCGTTGTGTTTCATCTCCCCCGTCAACAATCGGCTGA
- a CDS encoding YiiD C-terminal domain-containing protein, which produces MSPAEIEAFLHEKIPLAQAMGVRVESSEGEAFILTAPLEPNHNHLGTAFGGSLAALATLTGYACLWHALDDRDAHVVIRRSELDYRYPVRSTLRAICKRPVEAKLSAFRSTFSKAGKARITLEVTIEQEGQVCLGFRGVFVAIR; this is translated from the coding sequence ATGAGCCCCGCGGAGATCGAGGCCTTCCTGCACGAGAAGATCCCGCTCGCCCAAGCCATGGGCGTGCGGGTCGAGTCGTCGGAAGGGGAGGCCTTCATCCTCACCGCACCGCTGGAGCCGAATCACAACCACCTCGGCACCGCGTTCGGCGGAAGCCTCGCCGCGCTTGCAACGCTCACTGGCTATGCCTGCCTCTGGCACGCGCTTGATGATCGCGATGCCCACGTGGTGATCCGTCGCAGCGAACTCGACTACCGGTACCCGGTGCGGAGCACGCTGCGGGCGATCTGCAAAAGGCCGGTGGAAGCCAAGCTTTCGGCCTTCCGCTCGACTTTCTCGAAGGCTGGCAAGGCGCGCATCACTCTGGAGGTAACCATCGAGCAAGAGGGCCAGGTCTGCCTCGGATTCCGCGGCGTCTTTGTAGCGATCCGATGA
- a CDS encoding histidine phosphatase family protein has product MSITRIFLIRHGATVLTAEDRFAGSTDVELSDEGRTQVRRLAERLSLIPVDAVYASPLGRTMETASILAAPHGSKVVARDGLKEISHGHWEQLTRREVEQAYPEEVTAWDRDPFTYAPPGGETGLEVTARALPALLDIVKNHQGKPVIVVSHKATIRLLLSSLLGFDPRRYRDNLDQDPAALNIVDFKDPVRARLMLFNDSSHYSESGLAIPDIAGACLSKWWSTETAESGAQ; this is encoded by the coding sequence ATGTCCATCACCCGCATTTTCCTGATCCGCCACGGGGCCACGGTCCTCACTGCCGAGGACCGCTTCGCCGGATCGACCGACGTCGAGCTCTCCGATGAGGGCAGGACGCAAGTCCGCCGCCTTGCCGAACGCCTGAGCTTGATCCCGGTCGATGCCGTCTATGCCTCGCCGCTGGGACGCACGATGGAAACGGCGAGCATCCTCGCTGCGCCTCACGGTTCGAAAGTGGTCGCGCGCGATGGCCTGAAGGAAATCTCCCACGGTCACTGGGAGCAGCTGACCCGCAGGGAAGTCGAGCAGGCCTACCCCGAGGAAGTCACCGCATGGGACCGCGACCCCTTCACCTACGCACCACCCGGCGGCGAGACCGGCTTGGAAGTCACCGCGCGTGCCTTGCCCGCGCTGCTCGATATCGTGAAGAACCATCAGGGCAAGCCAGTGATCGTCGTGTCCCACAAGGCGACGATCCGGCTCCTGCTCAGCTCGCTGCTCGGCTTCGATCCCCGGCGCTACCGGGACAATCTCGATCAAGATCCCGCCGCGCTGAATATCGTCGATTTCAAGGACCCGGTGCGGGCACGATTGATGCTTTTCAATGACAGCTCGCACTACTCCGAATCCGGCCTCGCGATTCCGGACATCGCGGGTGCCTGTCTCTCGAAATGGTGGTCCACGGAAACAGCGGAAAGCGGCGCGCAGTGA
- a CDS encoding response regulator transcription factor, with translation MTSTANDQARIVLVDDHPMVRERLAEVINREPDLSICGEAEDRAGALEVVEREKPRLAIVDLTLKRSNGLDLIKDLRVMYPELLILVLSMQDENLYAERVIRAGAHGYITKQEATRKILDAIRQVMAGKVFLSEELSAEILSRMLGKTKGAVRSLDVLSDRELQVFGLVGEGFGTRQIAEQLGLDVKTVETYRTRIKEKLELKDASELLRQAIAWRRDHPNE, from the coding sequence ATGACTTCCACTGCAAACGACCAGGCCCGCATCGTCCTCGTGGACGATCATCCGATGGTCCGCGAGCGCCTCGCGGAAGTGATCAATCGCGAGCCCGACCTGTCCATTTGCGGCGAGGCTGAGGATCGCGCTGGCGCGCTGGAGGTGGTCGAGCGGGAGAAGCCGCGGCTCGCCATTGTCGATCTGACCCTCAAGCGCTCGAACGGCCTCGATCTGATCAAGGACCTGCGCGTGATGTATCCGGAGCTGCTGATCCTGGTGCTCTCGATGCAGGATGAAAACCTCTACGCCGAGCGGGTGATCCGCGCCGGCGCCCACGGTTACATCACCAAGCAGGAGGCCACCCGCAAGATCCTCGACGCCATCCGCCAGGTCATGGCGGGCAAGGTTTTCCTCAGCGAAGAGCTGTCCGCCGAGATCCTGTCCCGCATGCTGGGAAAGACCAAGGGAGCGGTGCGCTCGCTCGACGTTCTTTCCGATCGCGAGCTGCAGGTTTTCGGCCTGGTCGGCGAAGGTTTCGGCACCCGGCAGATCGCCGAGCAGCTGGGCCTCGATGTGAAGACGGTTGAAACCTACCGGACTCGCATCAAGGAAAAGCTGGAGCTGAAAGACGCTTCGGAGCTTCTGCGCCAGGCGATTGCGTGGCGGCGGGACCATCCCAATGAGTAG
- a CDS encoding ring-cleaving dioxygenase: protein MKPEITGIHHVTAIASDPQRNIDFYAGLLGLRMVKKTVNFDDPSAYHLYYGDENGTPGSIVTFFYWPGHDARGRVGSGQTTALVFSAPEGSLGYWQERLEKRGVAVERKNRFGEEVLAFVDPDKIPVEIVAVANDSRSGWTGAGIPAEHALRGLHTAELTVAFPALTEGLLSIEMGFRLVKREGDRARFEAGPGGSGRYADVIQSSGPRGTGGSGTIHHIAWSVPDDETELKKQDELIKSGYQVSPVMDRDYFHSIYYREKGGILFEIATENPGFAVDEAPASLGTGLKLPKQHEHLRARIEQILPPLQSAASLS from the coding sequence ATGAAACCGGAAATCACAGGCATCCATCACGTCACCGCGATCGCGAGCGACCCGCAGCGGAACATCGACTTCTACGCCGGCTTGCTCGGCCTGCGGATGGTGAAAAAGACCGTCAATTTCGACGACCCCTCCGCCTACCATCTTTACTACGGCGATGAAAACGGCACGCCCGGCAGCATCGTGACCTTCTTCTATTGGCCCGGCCACGATGCCCGCGGTCGTGTCGGCAGCGGCCAAACCACGGCGCTAGTCTTCTCCGCGCCGGAAGGCTCACTCGGCTATTGGCAAGAAAGGCTTGAGAAGCGTGGTGTCGCCGTGGAGCGCAAGAACCGCTTCGGTGAAGAAGTGCTGGCCTTCGTTGATCCCGACAAGATCCCCGTCGAAATCGTGGCCGTGGCGAATGACAGCCGCAGCGGCTGGACGGGCGCAGGCATTCCTGCAGAGCACGCCTTGCGCGGACTGCACACGGCCGAGCTGACCGTGGCCTTTCCCGCTCTGACGGAAGGATTGCTGTCGATCGAGATGGGCTTCCGCTTGGTGAAGCGCGAGGGCGATCGTGCCCGCTTCGAAGCCGGACCCGGTGGCTCGGGCCGCTATGCCGATGTCATCCAGAGCTCCGGCCCACGTGGGACCGGTGGCTCGGGAACCATCCATCACATTGCGTGGAGTGTGCCGGACGATGAAACCGAGCTGAAGAAGCAGGACGAGCTGATCAAGTCCGGTTACCAGGTCTCGCCGGTGATGGATCGCGACTACTTCCACTCGATCTACTATCGCGAAAAGGGCGGCATTCTCTTCGAGATCGCGACCGAGAATCCCGGCTTCGCCGTCGATGAGGCACCCGCTTCACTCGGCACTGGCCTCAAGCTGCCGAAACAGCACGAGCACCTGCGCGCCCGCATCGAACAAATCCTTCCTCCGCTCCAATCCGCCGCTTCCTTGTCATGA
- a CDS encoding alpha/beta hydrolase, which yields MKRPIVLVHGLWVTPHCWDKFRSYYESRGHQVLTPAWPGVSDDAAAMRRDASSLNSVGAEQVIEHYAEIIRGLPEAPIIIGHSYGGVITQVLIDRGLGAVGVAIDSVPPKGVYILPLSTYLALLPAFLKPATLRGTFLFTLRQFWKVFANTLSETEVREAYESVAIPASGRAIFQAALANFMVNAPTFVDFANDKRSPLLLIGGEKDVIMPSALNRKNFRKYRSSAITEFKEFPGRSHYIIAESGWEEVADYALSWATAQADSRESASPPIPVSA from the coding sequence ATGAAACGCCCCATCGTATTGGTCCACGGCCTGTGGGTGACCCCGCATTGCTGGGACAAGTTCCGCAGCTACTATGAATCCCGTGGCCATCAGGTGCTCACGCCAGCGTGGCCGGGTGTCAGCGATGACGCCGCCGCGATGCGCCGCGATGCTTCGAGCCTGAATAGCGTGGGCGCGGAACAAGTGATCGAGCATTACGCGGAGATCATTCGCGGCTTGCCGGAAGCGCCGATCATCATCGGCCATTCCTATGGTGGCGTGATCACGCAGGTGCTGATCGATCGCGGTCTCGGCGCAGTCGGCGTGGCGATTGATTCGGTGCCGCCGAAGGGTGTCTACATTTTGCCGCTTTCCACATACCTCGCGTTACTACCCGCATTTCTGAAGCCTGCGACGTTGCGAGGTACGTTCCTGTTCACCTTGCGGCAGTTTTGGAAAGTCTTCGCGAACACGCTCTCCGAGACGGAGGTGCGGGAAGCGTATGAAAGCGTCGCGATCCCCGCATCCGGACGCGCGATTTTCCAGGCGGCGCTCGCCAACTTCATGGTCAATGCCCCGACGTTTGTCGATTTCGCCAACGACAAGCGCTCGCCGCTGCTGCTGATTGGAGGCGAGAAGGATGTGATCATGCCGTCCGCCCTCAACCGGAAGAATTTCCGCAAGTATCGATCCAGCGCGATCACCGAGTTCAAGGAATTCCCCGGTCGTAGCCACTACATCATCGCCGAGAGTGGCTGGGAGGAGGTCGCCGACTACGCGCTGTCATGGGCCACGGCGCAGGCCGATTCGCGCGAATCCGCATCGCCACCGATACCTGTCTCTGCATAG
- a CDS encoding alpha/beta fold hydrolase, whose product MSTITTKDGTTIYYKDWGPKDGPIVTFSHGWPLTADAWEAQMFHLASHGFRCIGHDRRGHGRSSQPWDGNHMDQYADDLAELFEQLDVKDAVMIGHSTGGGEVARYIGRHGTKRVKKAVLMGAVPPIMLKTAANPGGLPMEVFDGFRAAYLADRAQFFLDVASGPFFGFNRPGAKVSQGLIQSWWLQGMMSGHKNAYDCIKAFSETDFTEDLKKIDVPTLIIHGDDDQIVPIGASAMISSKLVPNAELKIYPGGGHSLGDTAKDQLNSDLLAFARS is encoded by the coding sequence ATGAGCACCATTACCACCAAGGACGGCACCACCATCTATTACAAGGATTGGGGCCCGAAGGACGGCCCCATCGTCACCTTCAGCCACGGCTGGCCACTGACGGCCGATGCGTGGGAAGCACAGATGTTCCACCTCGCCTCACACGGCTTCCGCTGCATCGGCCACGACCGCCGCGGTCACGGCCGCTCCAGCCAGCCGTGGGACGGCAATCACATGGACCAGTATGCCGACGACCTCGCCGAGCTCTTCGAGCAACTCGATGTGAAGGATGCCGTCATGATCGGTCACTCCACTGGAGGTGGCGAAGTCGCGCGCTACATCGGCCGCCATGGCACGAAGCGTGTGAAGAAGGCCGTTCTCATGGGAGCCGTGCCGCCGATCATGTTGAAGACCGCGGCGAACCCGGGCGGCTTGCCGATGGAAGTGTTTGATGGTTTCCGCGCCGCTTACCTCGCGGACCGTGCGCAGTTCTTCCTCGATGTCGCCAGCGGTCCATTTTTCGGGTTCAACCGCCCGGGCGCGAAAGTCTCGCAAGGCCTCATCCAATCGTGGTGGCTTCAGGGCATGATGTCGGGGCACAAGAACGCCTACGATTGCATCAAGGCATTCTCGGAAACCGACTTCACAGAGGATTTGAAGAAGATCGATGTGCCTACCTTGATCATCCACGGCGACGACGACCAGATCGTGCCGATTGGCGCTTCAGCGATGATCTCCTCGAAGCTGGTGCCAAATGCCGAGCTCAAGATCTACCCGGGCGGTGGTCATAGCCTCGGCGATACCGCGAAGGATCAGCTCAACTCGGATCTGCTGGCGTTTGCTCGTTCTTGA